Proteins from one bacterium genomic window:
- the rplS gene encoding 50S ribosomal protein L19, which produces MKIEGIEKGVIKKLPKFNAGDEVEVSLKIKEGDKERIQHFTGIVIAKRGEGVGKTFTVRKISYGIGIERIFPLHSPVIAKIKVKKRGRVRRAKLYYLKERKGKRALEVKTYK; this is translated from the coding sequence ATGAAGATTGAGGGTATAGAAAAAGGTGTTATAAAAAAGCTTCCTAAATTTAATGCTGGGGATGAGGTTGAGGTTTCTCTTAAGATAAAGGAAGGGGATAAAGAAAGAATTCAGCATTTCACAGGCATTGTTATTGCAAAAAGGGGAGAAGGGGTAGGAAAAACATTTACGGTTAGAAAGATATCATATGGCATTGGAATTGAGAGGATATTTCCCTTGCACTCTCCTGTAATTGCAAAGATAAAAGTCAAAAAAAGGGGAAGGGTAAGGAGGGCAAAGCTTTATTATCTTAAGGAAAGAAAGGGAAAGAGGGCGCTGGAAGTAAAAACCTATAAGTGA